The following coding sequences lie in one Mucilaginibacter sp. KACC 22773 genomic window:
- a CDS encoding alpha/beta hydrolase, producing the protein MKKLIVLFLLFSNYAIAQTSTPKQPFFPKGTVLYGDINYAGDTLKKHLLDIYLPPVVKSSYPLIIWVHGGAWMLNDKYADMGYMTETLKGFIDKGYAIASIDYRHSTTAPFPAQIQDCNRAVEFLYRHAAKYKLDKDKIALIGFSAGGHLASLMGLSNNDNIKGFYADGKKPSFKIKLVLDFYGPSDFLSIKGNESTDPNSPLTLLLGARVFDRPDLAKIASPVTYVDKNDPPFLIVQGEKDESVNPGQSISLSLHLKLAGVKNELIIVPNAPHYGVMFDAGDVRNKVFAWLDEYLK; encoded by the coding sequence ATGAAAAAGCTTATCGTTTTATTCCTGCTGTTTAGCAATTATGCTATCGCTCAAACATCCACCCCCAAACAACCATTTTTCCCAAAGGGCACAGTGCTGTATGGCGATATTAACTACGCCGGCGATACCTTAAAAAAACACCTGCTGGATATTTACCTGCCGCCGGTGGTAAAAAGCAGCTACCCGCTTATTATTTGGGTACATGGTGGCGCATGGATGCTGAATGATAAATATGCCGATATGGGCTACATGACCGAAACCCTTAAAGGTTTTATTGATAAGGGATATGCTATAGCCTCGATAGATTATCGCCATAGCACAACCGCGCCTTTCCCGGCGCAAATTCAGGATTGTAACCGGGCGGTGGAGTTTTTATACCGGCACGCAGCTAAATACAAATTGGATAAGGATAAAATTGCCCTCATTGGGTTTTCGGCAGGCGGGCACCTGGCTTCGCTGATGGGTTTATCCAACAATGACAATATTAAGGGATTTTATGCTGATGGCAAAAAGCCTTCGTTTAAAATCAAGCTGGTACTTGATTTTTATGGCCCGTCGGATTTTCTGTCGATAAAAGGCAATGAATCAACAGATCCCAACAGCCCGCTAACGCTGCTGTTAGGCGCCAGGGTGTTCGACCGGCCCGACCTGGCAAAAATAGCCAGTCCGGTTACTTATGTTGATAAAAACGACCCGCCATTCCTGATTGTACAGGGCGAAAAAGACGAATCTGTAAATCCCGGCCAATCTATTTCCCTCAGTTTGCACCTCAAGCTTGCAGGCGTAAAAAACGAATTGATTATTGTACCCAACGCCCCGCATTACGGGGTAATGTTTGATGCGGGAGATGTAAGGAACAAAGTGTTTGCCTGGCTGGACGAGTATTTGAAGTAG
- a CDS encoding GNAT family N-acetyltransferase, translated as MGIVFPSAAFPQLKTDRLVLRELVPADSGQLLAIRSNEAINRFIGRSNVQTMEAINQFIEARKQDRLEGKGVYWAIQLKNTPGVIGTICCWNFDYDAATAEIGYELLPSYQGKGLMGEAIKKVIAFGFNNMMLKTITAWPMPQNEPSVKLLERSGFTYSETIDGQLVYKLNHTGLVV; from the coding sequence ATGGGTATTGTTTTTCCATCAGCCGCTTTCCCGCAATTAAAAACTGACAGATTGGTTTTAAGGGAACTTGTACCTGCAGATAGCGGGCAGCTTTTAGCTATCCGCAGCAATGAAGCTATAAACCGTTTTATAGGCCGCAGTAACGTGCAAACTATGGAGGCCATTAATCAATTCATCGAGGCCCGCAAACAGGATAGGCTCGAAGGGAAAGGTGTGTATTGGGCTATCCAATTAAAAAACACTCCCGGCGTTATTGGCACCATTTGCTGCTGGAATTTTGATTACGACGCGGCAACGGCCGAAATTGGCTACGAACTGCTGCCATCATACCAGGGCAAAGGCCTGATGGGCGAGGCCATCAAAAAAGTTATCGCGTTTGGGTTTAACAATATGATGCTTAAAACTATAACCGCCTGGCCAATGCCGCAAAATGAGCCGTCGGTTAAACTATTGGAACGCAGCGGGTTTACTTATTCGGAAACGATAGACGGCCAACTGGTTTATAAATTGAACCATACCGGGTTGGTTGTTTAA
- a CDS encoding fasciclin domain-containing protein, with amino-acid sequence MKKSVLIAVAALGIGFLSSNVMAQTQQTDTTKTAPATTPAAPAAASGDVVGVLSSTTDFAPLALAVKTADLEPELKGPGPFTVFAPNDVAFSKVPKPTMDDLTKDHGKLAKVLNYHVVAGKYTKADIIKALTAGKGKAVLKTVDGDNLTLSVNDKSNLQIVDAKGNAALVVSFDTMASNGVIHGLNGVLMPQ; translated from the coding sequence ATGAAAAAGTCAGTTTTAATTGCTGTGGCCGCGTTAGGCATCGGATTTTTATCGAGCAACGTAATGGCGCAAACCCAACAAACCGATACAACTAAAACAGCCCCTGCAACTACACCCGCCGCTCCTGCTGCCGCATCGGGCGATGTAGTTGGCGTTTTAAGCAGTACTACAGATTTTGCCCCATTGGCACTGGCCGTTAAAACTGCCGACCTGGAACCTGAATTAAAAGGCCCCGGCCCATTCACCGTATTTGCACCAAATGATGTAGCTTTCAGCAAAGTACCAAAGCCTACTATGGACGATTTGACCAAAGACCATGGCAAACTGGCTAAAGTACTAAACTACCACGTAGTTGCCGGTAAATACACCAAAGCCGATATCATTAAAGCTTTAACTGCCGGTAAAGGAAAAGCCGTATTAAAAACCGTGGACGGTGATAACCTTACCTTATCGGTAAATGATAAAAGCAATTTACAAATTGTAGATGCCAAAGGGAATGCAGCATTAGTTGTCTCGTTTGATACTATGGCTTCAAACGGCGTTATCCACGGCTTAAATGGCGTGCTGATGCCGCAATAA
- a CDS encoding 5-(carboxyamino)imidazole ribonucleotide synthase — protein MKAFYGDLKLGILGGGQLGRMLIQQAINYNVTVKILDPDREAPCRKLCDEFTVGSLGDYETVYNFGKTVDLLTIEIEKVNVDALEQLEKEGVLVYPQSRIIRLIQDKGLQKQFFRENDIPTADFQIISSPRELLQSTIPFPYIQKLRRDGYDGKGVYKVVDESYLTKAFKEPSLIEQWVDFEKEIGVIVARNENGEVSTFPLVEMEFNPEANLVEFLISPSTLPFEVQQEAEQIAKKIAESLKIVGLLAVEMFLDKNGKILVNELAPRPHNSGHQTIEGNVVSQFEQHLRAIFNQPLGDTACLNNAIMVNVLGEAGYEGPAVYQGIEKILKVPGVYIHLYGKALTKPFRKMGHVTIVDADREKAIEKARFVQKMLKVVS, from the coding sequence ATGAAAGCATTTTACGGAGATTTGAAATTAGGTATTTTAGGCGGCGGCCAGTTAGGCCGCATGCTGATACAACAGGCTATAAATTATAATGTTACGGTTAAAATCCTCGATCCCGACAGGGAAGCCCCCTGCCGCAAACTTTGCGACGAATTTACCGTAGGATCGTTAGGCGATTACGAAACCGTATACAACTTTGGCAAAACTGTTGATTTGCTTACCATCGAAATTGAGAAGGTAAATGTGGATGCGCTGGAACAGCTGGAGAAAGAGGGAGTGCTGGTTTATCCCCAATCGCGCATCATCAGGCTGATACAGGATAAAGGTTTGCAAAAGCAATTTTTTAGAGAAAACGATATCCCTACCGCCGATTTCCAGATCATATCGTCGCCCCGGGAATTACTGCAAAGCACCATTCCTTTTCCTTATATCCAAAAACTCCGCAGGGATGGCTATGATGGTAAAGGCGTTTACAAGGTAGTTGATGAAAGTTACCTTACCAAGGCTTTTAAAGAACCAAGCCTGATAGAGCAATGGGTTGATTTTGAAAAAGAAATAGGCGTAATAGTAGCACGCAACGAAAATGGCGAGGTAAGCACCTTCCCGCTGGTCGAGATGGAATTTAACCCAGAGGCCAACCTGGTTGAGTTTTTGATTTCACCCTCCACCCTGCCATTTGAAGTGCAGCAGGAAGCAGAACAGATAGCCAAAAAAATAGCCGAAAGCCTAAAAATTGTAGGACTATTGGCTGTTGAGATGTTTTTAGATAAAAACGGCAAAATATTGGTTAATGAACTGGCCCCCCGGCCGCATAACAGCGGTCACCAGACTATTGAGGGCAACGTGGTATCGCAATTTGAGCAACATTTAAGAGCCATATTTAACCAGCCTTTAGGCGATACTGCCTGCCTTAACAATGCCATTATGGTGAACGTATTGGGCGAAGCAGGTTACGAAGGCCCGGCGGTTTACCAGGGTATTGAGAAGATACTGAAGGTGCCGGGGGTATATATTCACCTATATGGTAAAGCGTTAACTAAACCGTTCCGCAAAATGGGGCATGTGACGATAGTAGATGCCGATAGAGAAAAGGCGATAGAGAAAGCAAGATTTGTACAGAAGATGCTGAAGGTAGTAAGTTAG
- the purE gene encoding 5-(carboxyamino)imidazole ribonucleotide mutase, translating into MSQPKVAIIMGSKSDLHIMQDAADVLKELGVEYEITVVSAHRTPDRMFSYARAAADRGIKVIIAGAGGAAHLPGMVASLTHLPVIGVPVKSSNSIDGWDSILSILQMPNGIPVATVALNAAKNAGILAAQILSTTDEYLVKNLIDFKEDLKKKVEESAREMEG; encoded by the coding sequence ATGAGCCAACCAAAAGTAGCCATCATTATGGGCAGCAAATCCGATCTGCATATTATGCAGGATGCCGCCGATGTATTAAAAGAATTAGGTGTTGAATACGAAATTACAGTAGTATCGGCACACCGCACGCCCGACAGGATGTTTAGCTATGCCCGCGCAGCTGCCGACAGGGGTATTAAGGTAATTATTGCCGGCGCCGGTGGCGCTGCGCATTTGCCTGGTATGGTGGCATCGTTAACCCATTTGCCGGTTATTGGGGTACCTGTAAAATCAAGCAACTCTATTGATGGCTGGGATTCGATACTGTCGATATTGCAAATGCCCAATGGTATCCCGGTTGCTACTGTAGCCTTGAATGCGGCCAAAAATGCGGGGATCCTTGCAGCGCAAATCCTATCCACCACCGACGAATACCTGGTTAAAAACCTCATCGACTTTAAAGAAGACCTAAAGAAAAAGGTTGAAGAATCGGCAAGGGAAATGGAGGGGTAG
- a CDS encoding ABC transporter ATP-binding protein: METILNIQDLSKTYQSAGRTLTVLDNINFAITEGSTNAIVGPSGSGKTTLLGLCAGLDRSSTGSVELNGISLGNLTEDQRAQVRNQYVGFIFQNFQLLPTLTALENVMVPLELRNEKNIKARALDLLDKVGLADRGHHYPSQLSGGEQQRVSLARAFSNAPKILFADEPTGNLDAETSEKVIKLIFDLNKEAGTTLVVVTHDLDLAAKTQRIIRIKGGKLVSDEKTING; encoded by the coding sequence TTGGAAACTATCCTTAATATTCAAGATCTCAGTAAAACATACCAAAGCGCCGGGCGTACGCTCACCGTGCTTGATAACATTAACTTCGCGATAACTGAAGGCTCTACCAATGCCATTGTTGGCCCATCGGGCAGCGGCAAAACTACGCTGCTGGGGCTATGTGCGGGGCTCGACCGATCGAGCACCGGCTCGGTGGAACTAAATGGCATCAGCCTGGGCAACTTAACCGAAGACCAGCGCGCGCAGGTGCGCAACCAGTATGTAGGCTTCATTTTTCAGAATTTCCAATTGCTGCCAACACTTACAGCTTTGGAGAATGTGATGGTGCCATTGGAACTCCGGAACGAAAAAAACATCAAGGCAAGGGCATTGGATTTGCTGGACAAAGTTGGCCTCGCCGATCGCGGACATCACTACCCTTCCCAATTGTCCGGCGGCGAACAGCAAAGGGTTTCACTGGCACGGGCATTTTCAAACGCACCCAAAATTCTGTTTGCCGATGAGCCAACCGGTAACCTGGATGCCGAAACCAGCGAAAAGGTGATTAAACTCATCTTCGACTTGAACAAGGAAGCCGGTACTACCCTGGTTGTAGTAACCCACGACCTTGACCTGGCGGCCAAAACACAACGCATCATCAGGATAAAAGGCGGCAAGCTGGTATCCGACGAAAAAACAATTAACGGGTAA
- a CDS encoding ABC transporter permease yields MSDPVNYKRKTNVAWLFNMALRDSRKNRSRLFLFISAIIFGIAALVAIYSFRYNVQNDVNGQAATLIGADLLISGNKPVDPKLKKMLDSLGDNRSTERSFASMAYFPKSKGTRLVQIRALQGDYPYYGAIETTPEIAGTSFKQGQTALVDKTLMLQFGAKVGDLVRIGTEHFLIAGALDKAPGQSGAMAGIAPVVYIPMRYLEQTGLMKTGSRVNYTFYYKYDHKVDIEKLTKKLDPILDKNGMNYDTIETRKENTGRAFGDLGRFLSLVGFIALLLGCVGVASAIHIYVREKIASIAIMRCLGVKASEAFLIYLIQIVGIGLIGSIAGAALGTAIQHLLPIVFKDFLPFTISVEISWLAIGQGILLGVIISILFALLPLISVRNISPLNTLRMSFDEAGRKRDPLSWLVYLLIIVFVLGFTYLQLDSWIGSIFFTIGILVAFMILAAVAWLLMRVMKLLINSGWSYLWRQGFANLYRPNTQTLILMVSIGLSTAFICTLFFIQSILISQVNLSSSGNQSNMILFDIQKSQKDAVADVTRKNGLPVLQQVPIVTVRLEQINGKTAADVIKDTTIKIPHGVFAWEYRVTFRDTLSSSEKLLDGKWIGKAEPGKDIPVSVEENLQKRAHLKIGDKLVFNVQGVPMPAYVASVRKVNWGKVQTNFQVVFPTGVLEDAPQFQVLMTHVPSNKVSAAFQQAVVRQFPNISIIDLGLVLSILDELLSKISYVIRFMSAFSIITGIVVLIASVRISKYQRIQESVLLRTLGASRKQILAITALEYLFLGSLSALTGILIAVAGTWFLAKYSFEIPYSVSFVPALILFFIIALLTVIIGLLNSRGVLNKPPLEILRTNA; encoded by the coding sequence ATGAGCGATCCGGTTAATTATAAACGAAAAACAAACGTTGCCTGGCTGTTTAACATGGCCTTGCGCGATAGCAGGAAAAACCGGTCGAGGTTGTTCCTGTTCATATCTGCCATCATATTTGGTATTGCTGCGCTGGTGGCTATCTACTCGTTCAGGTACAATGTGCAAAACGACGTAAATGGCCAGGCAGCAACGCTCATCGGTGCCGATTTGCTGATATCTGGGAATAAACCTGTCGACCCGAAGCTGAAGAAGATGCTTGACTCATTGGGCGATAACAGATCAACCGAGCGGAGTTTTGCATCGATGGCCTATTTTCCAAAAAGCAAAGGCACCAGGCTTGTACAGATAAGGGCTTTGCAGGGCGATTATCCTTATTACGGCGCTATAGAAACCACGCCCGAGATTGCCGGCACCTCCTTTAAACAAGGACAAACAGCCCTGGTTGATAAAACGCTGATGCTGCAATTTGGCGCCAAGGTTGGCGATTTGGTACGCATAGGCACCGAACATTTCCTGATAGCCGGCGCATTGGACAAAGCTCCAGGGCAAAGCGGAGCCATGGCAGGTATTGCCCCGGTGGTGTACATCCCGATGCGATACCTGGAACAAACCGGCCTCATGAAAACAGGCAGCCGCGTAAATTATACCTTTTACTACAAGTACGACCATAAAGTTGATATAGAAAAGCTAACCAAAAAGCTCGACCCGATATTGGATAAAAATGGCATGAACTACGATACCATTGAAACCCGTAAGGAAAATACCGGCAGGGCATTTGGCGATCTGGGCAGGTTTTTATCGCTGGTGGGCTTTATTGCTCTGTTATTGGGCTGCGTGGGTGTGGCAAGCGCCATTCATATTTATGTACGCGAAAAGATAGCCTCGATAGCCATAATGCGCTGTTTAGGCGTAAAAGCATCCGAGGCATTTTTGATTTACCTGATCCAGATTGTTGGCATCGGGCTCATAGGATCTATAGCGGGTGCGGCTTTGGGTACGGCCATACAGCATTTGCTGCCAATAGTTTTTAAAGATTTTTTGCCGTTCACTATTTCTGTCGAGATATCGTGGCTGGCTATTGGCCAGGGTATTTTATTGGGGGTAATTATATCAATATTGTTTGCTTTGCTGCCGCTGATATCGGTGCGTAATATATCGCCACTAAATACGCTGCGCATGTCATTTGACGAGGCAGGCCGCAAACGCGACCCTTTAAGCTGGCTGGTTTATTTACTCATCATCGTGTTTGTTTTAGGCTTTACCTATTTACAGTTAGATAGCTGGATAGGCAGCATCTTTTTCACTATCGGTATTTTAGTAGCCTTTATGATACTGGCCGCTGTAGCCTGGTTGCTGATGCGTGTGATGAAACTGCTTATCAACAGCGGCTGGAGCTATTTATGGCGCCAGGGCTTTGCCAATTTATACCGGCCAAATACCCAAACTTTAATCCTGATGGTTTCAATCGGGCTAAGTACGGCCTTTATTTGTACGCTGTTTTTTATCCAGAGTATCCTCATCAGCCAGGTAAACTTATCAAGCAGCGGCAATCAATCAAATATGATTTTGTTTGATATTCAAAAAAGCCAGAAGGATGCCGTAGCCGACGTAACGCGCAAAAACGGGTTGCCTGTTTTGCAACAGGTGCCCATAGTAACCGTACGATTGGAGCAGATAAACGGCAAAACCGCCGCCGACGTAATTAAAGATACTACCATCAAAATTCCCCATGGTGTATTTGCCTGGGAATACAGGGTAACGTTTAGGGATACATTATCCTCATCAGAGAAACTGCTGGACGGCAAATGGATAGGCAAAGCCGAGCCAGGGAAAGACATCCCGGTATCGGTAGAAGAAAACCTGCAAAAACGCGCGCACCTTAAAATTGGCGATAAGCTGGTGTTTAACGTGCAGGGGGTACCGATGCCTGCCTATGTAGCCAGCGTACGCAAGGTGAACTGGGGTAAAGTACAAACCAATTTCCAGGTGGTGTTCCCTACCGGGGTATTGGAAGATGCTCCGCAATTCCAGGTGTTGATGACGCATGTGCCATCAAACAAAGTATCGGCGGCTTTCCAGCAGGCTGTGGTAAGGCAATTCCCCAATATATCAATTATCGACCTTGGACTGGTATTGAGCATCCTGGATGAGTTATTAAGCAAAATCAGTTACGTAATTCGTTTTATGAGCGCGTTTAGTATTATTACGGGTATAGTAGTACTCATAGCTTCGGTACGTATAAGCAAATACCAGCGCATACAGGAAAGCGTTTTATTACGCACACTTGGGGCAAGCCGAAAACAGATATTGGCCATAACAGCGTTGGAATACCTGTTTTTAGGCAGTCTATCGGCGTTGACAGGTATTTTGATTGCCGTGGCAGGTACATGGTTTTTAGCAAAATATAGTTTCGAGATACCTTATTCCGTTAGCTTTGTACCCGCGTTGATTTTATTTTTCATCATCGCTTTGCTAACGGTAATTATTGGTTTATTAAACAGCCGGGGCGTATTGAACAAACCGCCTTTAGAGATATTAAGAACAAACGCCTAA
- a CDS encoding arylesterase: MNKVKIFFILIVTFALASCGSGDKSNANASAPADTADKAAASAQVQTILFFGDSLTAGYGLDDPADAFPGVIAKKIDSLKLPYKVINAGVSGETSAGGNGRIDWTLKQKVDIFILELGANDGLRGISPAETTRNLQSIIDKVKAKYPKAKLVMLGMQVPPNMGADYVNKFKAVFPTVAAKNKMALVPFLLQGVGGHPDLNQGDGIHPTEKGAKIVAGNVWSVLKGQLDNPKAVY; this comes from the coding sequence ATGAACAAAGTAAAAATCTTTTTTATACTCATAGTCACATTTGCTTTGGCAAGTTGCGGCAGTGGCGATAAATCAAACGCCAACGCATCGGCACCGGCAGATACTGCCGATAAGGCTGCTGCATCGGCACAGGTGCAAACGATTTTATTTTTTGGCGATAGCTTAACTGCGGGATACGGCTTGGATGACCCGGCAGATGCTTTTCCCGGTGTTATCGCAAAAAAAATAGACTCGCTAAAGTTGCCTTATAAAGTAATTAACGCCGGGGTAAGCGGCGAAACATCGGCAGGAGGCAACGGCCGGATAGATTGGACATTAAAACAAAAGGTAGATATATTTATACTGGAACTTGGTGCAAACGATGGCCTGCGGGGCATATCGCCTGCCGAAACCACCAGGAACCTCCAGTCAATCATCGATAAGGTAAAAGCTAAATACCCTAAAGCCAAACTGGTGATGCTGGGTATGCAGGTACCGCCAAATATGGGTGCCGATTATGTAAATAAATTCAAAGCAGTGTTCCCCACCGTTGCAGCCAAAAATAAGATGGCGCTGGTACCCTTCCTGCTGCAGGGCGTAGGCGGGCACCCAGATCTTAACCAGGGCGATGGCATCCATCCAACAGAAAAAGGCGCTAAAATTGTTGCGGGAAATGTTTGGAGTGTTTTAAAGGGCCAGTTGGATAATCCTAAGGCGGTGTATTAA
- a CDS encoding serine hydrolase domain-containing protein — protein sequence MKKNVTLLLFVALAANAFAQGNTLQAGTPAGEKFSAERLQRIDNVIEQTIDSGYINGAVGLIARNGKMVYYKSFGMADVEQKKLMNNDAIFRIASQTKAITSVAVMMLFEEGKFLLDDPISKYLPAFAHPKVVDTFNPKDTTYTTVPAKREITIRDLLTHTSGIAYAQIGSPTMNAIYAKAHIPAGFVSDKILLADAMKKLGPLPLEHQPGERWTYGLNVDVLGYLVEKISGKSLDQFMKERIFDPLGMKDTYFYIPAAKQNRLVTVYTPDKKDHLIKWNASTFEGLSADYPTVNGTYYAGGAGLSSTIKDYATFLQMMLNGGVYNGQRLLSRHTVELMTTNQIGDLYINPNKEKFGLGFGLTTDISSKKLGISEGSFAWGGFFGTLYWVDPKEHLVCLLFVQNWPLPHNAFQDKFRAMVYQALTD from the coding sequence ATGAAAAAGAACGTTACTTTACTGCTATTTGTAGCGCTGGCTGCCAATGCCTTTGCGCAGGGTAATACTTTACAGGCAGGTACGCCGGCCGGTGAAAAATTTTCTGCCGAACGACTGCAACGCATCGATAACGTGATTGAACAAACCATCGATTCGGGCTATATCAATGGAGCAGTGGGGCTGATAGCCCGCAACGGCAAAATGGTTTATTATAAATCATTCGGTATGGCCGATGTTGAACAAAAAAAGTTAATGAATAATGATGCTATTTTTCGCATCGCGTCTCAAACTAAAGCTATTACCAGCGTAGCTGTAATGATGCTGTTTGAAGAAGGTAAGTTTTTGCTGGATGATCCCATCTCCAAATACCTCCCAGCGTTTGCTCATCCAAAGGTGGTGGATACCTTCAATCCTAAAGATACAACATATACCACTGTTCCTGCCAAAAGGGAGATAACCATCCGCGATTTACTTACCCATACTTCGGGGATTGCCTATGCCCAGATAGGCTCACCCACCATGAATGCCATTTATGCCAAAGCCCATATCCCGGCCGGCTTTGTGAGTGATAAAATACTGCTGGCCGATGCCATGAAAAAACTGGGCCCATTACCATTGGAGCACCAGCCCGGCGAACGCTGGACTTACGGCCTTAATGTAGATGTTTTAGGCTACCTGGTCGAAAAGATATCGGGCAAAAGCTTAGACCAGTTTATGAAGGAACGCATTTTTGACCCGTTGGGGATGAAGGACACCTACTTTTATATTCCGGCAGCAAAGCAAAACCGGCTGGTAACCGTGTACACCCCCGATAAGAAAGATCACCTTATTAAATGGAATGCATCTACTTTTGAGGGGCTTAGCGCCGATTACCCAACCGTTAATGGTACCTATTATGCGGGCGGAGCCGGTTTAAGCTCGACAATTAAAGATTATGCTACTTTTTTGCAAATGATGCTGAACGGTGGCGTTTATAATGGCCAGCGTTTATTATCACGGCATACCGTCGAATTGATGACCACCAACCAGATTGGCGACCTCTACATCAACCCCAATAAAGAAAAATTTGGGCTTGGCTTTGGCCTGACAACCGACATAAGTTCAAAAAAGCTGGGCATAAGCGAAGGTTCATTTGCCTGGGGCGGCTTTTTTGGCACCCTGTATTGGGTTGACCCTAAAGAACACCTGGTGTGCCTGTTGTTTGTACAGAACTGGCCGTTGCCGCACAACGCCTTCCAGGATAAATTCAGGGCGATGGTGTACCAGGCGCTTACGGATTAA
- a CDS encoding PQQ-dependent sugar dehydrogenase codes for MKKRNIVWTMLPVAAIAGAILFNSCKSGNTDNKNGIDTTSTATAENAGLKLPAGFSAAAIAEKLGGAREIAITPQNNIYVKLNTVKDGKTILYLTQDGDKATLKTSFGDYKGTGAYVKNGYLYASSDEEVFRYKLNDQSEVINPGQPEKIVTGLLSRNEHEAKAITLDNDGNLYVNIGAYSNACQVEDRKKGSPGQKGCPILDSAGGIWQFKADKLNQHYGDGIRYATGLRNVVGMDWNQQNNQLFVMQHGRDQLHDLFPEYFTTKQSADLPAECMYAIKKGDNAGWPYMYYDWQQNKKILMPEYGGDGKKEGGETAINPAAAFPGHLAPNGLLFYTGSQFPEKYKNGAFIAFHGSWNRAPEPQAGYFVVFQPFKDGKPSGAYEVFADNFAGSAEKAAKGSAEHRPCGLAQGPDGSLYVTDDNQGTIYKITYKK; via the coding sequence ATGAAAAAAAGAAACATCGTATGGACAATGCTGCCCGTTGCAGCTATTGCCGGTGCTATACTGTTTAACAGTTGCAAAAGCGGCAATACCGATAATAAAAATGGTATCGACACTACAAGCACTGCGACTGCCGAAAATGCCGGTCTTAAGCTTCCTGCAGGTTTCAGCGCAGCCGCAATTGCCGAAAAACTGGGCGGGGCAAGGGAAATAGCCATTACGCCGCAAAATAACATTTATGTAAAGCTTAATACCGTAAAAGATGGCAAAACCATTTTGTATTTAACACAGGATGGTGATAAAGCCACATTGAAAACAAGCTTTGGCGATTATAAGGGTACCGGAGCATATGTAAAAAACGGCTATCTGTATGCATCGTCTGACGAAGAAGTTTTCCGTTATAAATTGAATGACCAGAGTGAAGTAATAAACCCCGGTCAGCCTGAAAAAATTGTGACCGGCCTGTTAAGCCGCAATGAGCACGAGGCCAAAGCCATTACACTTGATAACGACGGCAACCTTTATGTTAACATTGGCGCGTATTCCAACGCTTGCCAGGTAGAAGACAGGAAAAAAGGCTCGCCGGGCCAAAAGGGCTGCCCTATTTTAGATTCGGCCGGCGGCATCTGGCAGTTTAAAGCTGACAAGCTTAACCAGCACTATGGCGATGGCATCCGTTATGCCACCGGTTTACGCAATGTGGTTGGGATGGACTGGAACCAGCAAAATAACCAGCTTTTTGTAATGCAGCATGGCCGCGACCAGCTTCATGACCTGTTCCCGGAATATTTCACCACCAAACAATCTGCAGATTTACCTGCCGAGTGTATGTATGCTATTAAAAAAGGTGATAACGCGGGCTGGCCATATATGTATTACGACTGGCAGCAAAACAAAAAAATATTAATGCCCGAGTACGGGGGTGATGGTAAAAAGGAAGGCGGCGAAACGGCCATAAATCCGGCGGCGGCATTTCCGGGCCACCTGGCGCCTAACGGCTTATTGTTTTACACTGGGAGCCAATTCCCCGAAAAGTATAAAAACGGCGCTTTCATCGCTTTTCATGGTTCGTGGAACCGTGCACCAGAGCCGCAGGCCGGATATTTTGTAGTTTTTCAACCTTTTAAAGATGGCAAGCCAAGCGGTGCATATGAAGTTTTTGCCGATAATTTTGCGGGAAGTGCCGAAAAGGCAGCCAAAGGTAGTGCCGAGCATCGCCCATGCGGATTGGCGCAGGGACCCGATGGCTCACTGTATGTAACCGACGATAACCAGGGAACCATTTACAAAATCACGTATAAAAAATAA
- a CDS encoding c-type cytochrome, whose amino-acid sequence MDLKKALVLIPLITLFTIAGLQAQTKKHKPVNKTANAAALKAAMDAGSKVFMEYCVTCHQADGMGVPNMNPPLAKTTYVTGDKTRLIKIVLNGFNDDVDINGERYSNTMASHDFLQDKEIADVLTYVRNSFGNKASAVSPAQVKAVRAVNKK is encoded by the coding sequence ATGGACTTAAAAAAAGCCCTCGTACTAATACCATTAATTACCCTTTTTACCATTGCCGGATTACAGGCACAAACCAAAAAACATAAGCCGGTTAACAAAACAGCTAATGCAGCAGCATTAAAAGCAGCCATGGACGCCGGCAGTAAAGTATTTATGGAGTACTGTGTAACCTGCCACCAGGCCGATGGTATGGGCGTGCCCAATATGAACCCACCACTGGCCAAAACCACCTACGTAACCGGCGATAAAACACGGCTGATAAAGATTGTGCTAAACGGTTTTAACGACGATGTGGATATTAACGGCGAACGCTACTCCAACACCATGGCCTCGCACGATTTTTTGCAGGATAAAGAAATTGCCGATGTACTCACTTATGTAAGGAATAGCTTTGGCAACAAAGCATCGGCAGTAAGCCCGGCTCAGGTTAAGGCAGTAAGGGCAGTGAATAAGAAATAG